The genomic DNA GCGACCATCCGGTGCCGCCGCCGGCCGATTTCCTCGGCTATGCGACGACCGGGGGCGCGGCGCTGCTCGGGCGCGGCGACATCGGCAGGCTGGCGCCCGGCATGGCCGCCGACCTGTTCGCCATCGACACGCGGCGCATGGACTATGTCGGCACGCGGCATGATCCGCTGAGCCTGCTGGCCAAGGTGGGCATCGGCTCGCCGACCGACATGACGATGATCAACGGCCGTGTCGTTTGGGCCAAGGGAGAATTCCCGGGGCTCGACGAGGCCAGGCTGTTCGCGCAAGCCGAGGCGGCGCTCGCGACTGTGGAATTCTAGAAGCCAAAACCAAAAGCAAGGGGAACCGACATGCTGACAAATCTTACCCGCAGAACATTGATGAAGGGCGCTGCCGCTACCGGGCTCGTCGCCGCGGTGGGTAGCCGCGCGCTTGCCGCCGATGAACCGCTGGGCATCGTGCTTGTGGTCCCCTCACCGGTCGGCGACGTCGGCTGGGGCCGTGCGTTGGCCGACGGGCTCGAGCCGGTCAAGGCCGCCTACGGCGACAAGGTGAAGGTCACCATCATCGAGAACATTCAGGAAGGCCCCGACGCCGACCGCATCATGAACAAGGCGGTCGCCGACGGGAACAAGTTCCTGATCGCCGGTTCCTTCGGCTACCAGAACGGCGCCCTGCAGATCGCGCGCCGCAATCCCGACGTCACCGTGCTGCACGCTTCCGGTTTTCAGGTGGCGCCGAACTTCTCGCCCTTTGCTGCCCAATATTCCCAGGGCACCTACCTGATGGGCATGGCGGCGGCCGCGCTTTCGAAGACCGGCAAGCTCGGCTCGGTCTCCGCCTTCGCCATTCCCGAGCTGATCACCTCCATCAACGCTTTCACGCTGGGGGCACAGGCGGTGAAGCCCGATGTCGAGATTTCGGTCGTATGGGTGAACTCCTGGTTCGATCCGGCCAAGGAGCAGGAAGCCGCCAAGGCGCTGCTGGCGCAGAAATGCGACGTCATCTTCTCCAACGCGCAGGACACGCCTTCCGTCATTGCGGCCTGCGAGGAGGCCGGCATCCCCGCCTTCAACCTCAACTCGTCGATGAAGAAATACGCGCCCAAGACCTATCTCGGCTGCGTGGCGACCGATTGGTCGCCCTTCTTCAAAGCCTCGGTCGACGCCCACCTTGCCGGTACCTTCAAGGGCGCCAACGCCTTCTTGGGTGTCGGCGACAAGGTCGTCGAAGTCGTCGACTGGAACCCGGGCATCCCGGCCGACATCATGACCAAGATCAAGGAGGTTGAAGCCAAGATCGCCGACGGCAGCTTCTCGCCCTTTGCCGGTCCGATCGCCAAGGCCGACGGCAGCGAAGGCGTTCCCGCCGGCAAGACAATGACCGAGGCCGAGATCGTCGCCATGGACTGGCACGTCAAGGGTGTCACCACGCCGCTGCCCAAGTAACCATGACCGCCCCGCTTCTGTCGCTGCGCGGCATCTCCAAGAGCTACGGCCAGATCCATGCCAATCGGGACATCGATCTGGACGTGGCTCCGCGCTCGATCCACGCAATCCTCGGAGAGAACGGGGCGGGCAAATCGACGCTGATGAAGCTGATCTACGGCGTCGAACAGCCGGACGCCGGAACGGCGAGCTGGAAAGGAGAGCCCCTCGCGCTCGCGTCCCCGGCGGATGCGAGACGCAAGGGGATCGGCATGGTCTTCCAGCATTTCTCGTTGTTCGAGACGCTGACGGTGGTGGAGAACATCCAGCTGGTCGTGCCCGGGAAAAAATCGGACCTTGCGCAAGGCATCCGTAAGCTCGGCCGCGACTTCGGCCTGGAGGTCGATCCGCTTGCCCACGTACATGCTCTCTCGGTCGGAGAGCGGCAGCGGGTGGAAATCATCCGCTGCCTGATGACCCGACCGCAGCTCCTGATCCTCGACGAACCGACTTCCGTCCTGCCGCCGCAATCGGTGGACAAGCTTTTCGAGACGTTGCGGCGGCTGCGCGACGGCGGCGTGTCCATTCTGTTCATCTCGCACAAGCTGGAGGAGATCCGCGCGGTCTGCGACCGCGCGACCATCCTGCGCGGCGGGCGCATCACGGGCCATGTGGATCCCCGCGATCACGACGCGCACGACCTCGCCCGCATGATGATCGGCCGCGACATGCCTCAGCCCATGCCGGCGCTTGCGCATTCCGGCGGAGAAAAGCGCCTTGAAATCGTTGGCCTCGAGCATCGGCCGGACGATCCCTTCGCCGCGACGCTTTCCGACGTCAGCCTGACGGTCCGGGCGGGCGAGATCCTCGGTATCGCGGGCATCTCGGGCAACGGGCAGAGCGAGCTCGCGGCGCTGATCTCGGGCGAGACGGTGCTGCCGCGCGAAAAGTCACAGCGTATCTTCATGATGGGAAGGGACGTCGGCGCGCTCGATGCGGCTGCCCGCCGGCGGCTGGGCTTCGCCTTCGTTCCGGAGGAGCGGCTGGGCCGCGGCGCGGTGCCGGAAATGTCGCTCGTCCTCAACAGCCTTCTGACCGCCCATCCCTCCGGCCTCTTGAAACACGGCCTCGTCGACACGGCCCGCGCCAAGGCTTTCACGGAGGACTGCATCCGGCAATACGACGTGCGCACGCCGGGTTCCGAAACGGAGGCCGGGGCGCTTTCGGGGGGCAATCTGCAGAAGTTCATCATAGGCCGCGAGATCATGCTGTCCCCGAAATTGCTGTTCGTGGCGCAGCCCACCTGGGGCGTGGATATCGGCGCCGCATCCGCCATCCGCCGGCGCCTTGTCGCGCTGCGCAACGAAGGCATGGCCATCCTCGTCATCTCGGAGGAACTCGAGGAACTGTTCGAGCTCTGCGATTCGATCCAGGTGATCCATCAGGGCCGGCTGAGCCCGCCGCTGGTGACGCGCGACACCAGACCCGAGGAGATCGGCCGCTACATGATCGGCGCGCATTCGACGGCCGAAAAGGTCCCCGCATGAGCGCTCTGTTTCGGCCGTTCCTTCCCGTTCTGGTTCGCCGGGAGCACGCCTCGCTTGCAATCAAGCTGGTCGCCCCGCCCGCCGCGCTCGGCCTGGCGACGCTGCTCAATCTCGCGCTCTACCTCCTGATGGGCCGAGATCCGGCCGCTGTTTTCCACGCGATGCTTCTGGAGCCTTTCCTGTCCTGGGCCTCCTTCTCGGAAGTCCTGCTGAAGATGGGGCCGCTGCTGCTGATCGCGCAGGGGCTTGCCATCGGCTTTCGCGCAAAGGTCTTCAACATCGGCGCCGAAGGTCAGTTCATCCTCGGCGCGATCTTCGCATCGGCCGTTCCCATTTGGCTCCCGCAGGCGACGGGCCAGTGGATCTGGCCCGCCATGCTCGTCCTCGGCGCACTGGGCGGCGCGCTTTGGGCCTCGCTCACAGCGTTCTGGCGCGTGCGGCTCAACGCAAACGAAATTCTCGTTTCGCTCATGCTGGCGCTCGTTGCCGCGCAGGTGCTCAACTATCTGCTTCTCGGCCCCTGGAAGGACCCGGCCGGCTTCAACTTCCCGCAGTCGGTGATGTTCCAGTACGACGCGATGGTGCCGATCCTGATCCCCGGCACCCGCGTCAACGTCTCGCTGCTTATCGCCTTCGCGTTCTCCCTTGCGGCCTGGGTCTTCATGCAGAGGAGTTTCGCTGGCTACAAGCTGCAGGTCGGCGGCCTTGCGCCGCGCGCGGCCGGATACGCCGGCTTCAACGAAGGACGCGCGATCTGGCTTTCCCTCCTCATCGGCGGCTTCGCGGCAGGCCTCGCCGGGGCGGCCGAGGTGGCGGGGCCGCTCGGCCAGTTGCAGCGCTCCATCTCGACCGGCTACGGCTATGCGGCCATCATCGTTGCCTATCTGGGTGGCCTCCACCCGATAGGCATCGTTTTTTCCGCGCTGCTCATGGCGGCCCTCTATATCGGCGGCGACAACGCCATGGTCTCGGCAAACCTGCCCGTCGCCGCGGTCCGGGTCTTCCAGGGCAGCCTGCTGCTCGCCTATCTCGTCGCCATCGCCTTCGTCCGCTACCGGCTCGAATGGCGCCATGCCGCCCACGGAAGCGCTCCATGAATGCCCTCGAGTTCATCGTCGCCGGAATGCTGGCGGCGGCCACGCCGTTCCTTTTGGCCGCGCTGGGCGAAATGGTGGCCGAGCGGGCCGGCGTCCTCAATCTCGGCGTGGAGGGACTGATGGCCCTGGGGGCGGTCATCGCCTTCATCATCGTCTATCACGGCGGCGGCCACCTCCTTGGTTTCGTCGCCGCGGGCCTCGCCAGCACGGCTCTTTCCCTTGTCTTTGCCGTCATCGCGCTGGGGTTCCGCGCCAACCAGGTCGCGGTGGGTCTCGCCATCGGCATACTCGGCCAGGGCCTCTCGGCACTGTTCGGCAAGAGCTATGAGAGCCTCACGGTCAAAGGCCTACCGAAGCTTTCATTGCCCTGGCTTTCAGATATCCCGGTCATCGGCGGCCTGTTCGTCGAGGACGTCGTCGTGTGGCTCTCGCTTGCTGCGACCGTCGCCATCTGGGCGATATTCGCCTACACCAAGACCGGCCTTGTCGTGCGCGCCGTCGGCGAGAATCCCAAGGCGGCCCGTGCGCTAGGCTATCCGGTAATCGCAGTGCGTTTCGCCGCGGTCGCTTTCGGCGGCGCGTTGGCGGGTTTCGCCGGTGCCTACGCGGCCGTGGTCTACACTCCGCTCTGGGCCGATGGCATGATCGCCGGGCGCGGCTGGATCGCGATCGCGCTCGTGGTCTTCGGCACCTGGCTTACCAGCCGTATCTTCCTCGGTGCTTGCCTCTTCGGCGCCGTGTCCCTCGCAAGCCTCGCGGCCCAGACAACTGGGCTCGACGTTTCTTCGCAACTTCTATCGAGCCTACCTTATCTCGTGACAATCGTCGTGCTGGGCATCATTTCTTCGAACCGGCGTTTGCTCAAGCTCAACGGCGTGGCTTCGCTGGGAGAGCCTTTCGAACAATAGTGTTCGCTCGCCGCCCGGGCGCGCAATAACCCGACATCTGAGCGCAGATCGGACCGTCCCTAAATTGGGGCATGAAGGGCTGCACGCAATCCTCAAGACCATGCCTTAAAATGCCGAGCTGATCCCGGGCCAATCCTGCCGGCAGGCCGGCAGAGGTGCCGGCTTCAAAAACGATGAACGCACCGCACCAACGCCGATTGCGGGCAGCGGAACTTCGCCGCGAACCGCGTCGCGAGTTTGAGCAACGGTTCGAAGCGGTTGGCAGCTAGGAGACGGTGCTCCCGGCGAAGATCCATCGCGTTCGATACGAAAGCGCGGTGACCGATCTTGAAGGAGAAGTGCGCCGTCTGCTAGCCGTGCCGGATTTCCGTGCCGAGCACCTTCAGGCATTCCCGGATGAAGGCTGCGAGCGCCGTCCAGCCTTTGGCCGAGACCATTGTGCCGTCGACATAGGCCTCCGTCGGAGATAGATCGATATAGGTGCCGCCGGCGAGCGTCACTTCCGGTTCGCAGGCCGCCAGCGCGCCTACCTTCTTGCCGCGTACGACACCATCGACCGCGATCAGGATCTGCACGCCGTGGCAGATAGTGAAGATCGGTTTCTTCGTTTCGTGGAAATGGCGCACCATTGCCTGGATGCGCCTGTCCGTGCGGATGTATTCCGGTCCGCGGCCGCCGGCGCAATAGACGGCATCGTACTGGTCGAGCTGTTTCTCCGCGTCGGCGAACGTCTTGTTGATCAGAGCATAGTGACCAAGCTTCTCGGTGTAGGTCTGGTCACCCTCGAAATCGTGCAGCGAGGTCTTGATCAGGTCGCCGGCATTCTTGTCGGGGCAAACGACGTGGACGGTGTGACCGACGGCTTCCATCGCCTGCTGATAGACAAAGATTTCGTATTCCTCGGTGAACTCACCGGTCAGCATCAGAATCTTCTTGGCTGGCATGACTTGTCCTTTCGATTTTGAAATGCCAAGGCCCTGTCGCGCCTTGGCTGTCGCAAATTGGATTTGCCGATTGTCAGAAGGAAGAATCCGGGAAGTAGTATTCCTTGGCGTTGGCCTGGGTGATGAGCGGCGCATCGAGCTTGACGTGGCCGCGGACCGGCGCCTGGCCGATCAGGTTCGCCACTGTCATGTAGATGGCGGTCTTGATCATCGAAGGCGGGTAAGGTGTCTCGACCGGTGTCATGGCTTCGCCGTCGATCACCTTCTTGACGATGTCCTTCATCCCGTTGCCGCCGAGCGCCAGCGATGTAGCCGGAAAGCAGCCGCATGAACGTCGACTTGCCGGCCCCGTTCTCGCCGATGATCGCATGGATCTCGCCGGGCAGGATATCGAGCGTGACATCCGACAACACGGTGACGGCGACATACTGCTTGGAAACGCTTTCGGCGCGCAGCACGGGCGCGACCGGCTGGGCGGTGACCGGCGCAACAGCGCGATCTCTGTCAATGCGAGCGGCAATGGACATAGCAGCGGTCACTCGAAGGCAGGCAGGAGTCGGTCCCGCGAATTCTCGATGTGGATGCGCATCGCATGGGCGGCGCCGCTCGCATCGCCGGCAGCGAAGGCGGCGAGAATGGCCTCGTGCTCGTCCAACGCTTCTTCGGTGACGCGCGAGTGGTACATCAGGCGGAAGATGTGGAAATGGGTATGCTGGTGGTTCAGTGTCTCGCGGATGAGCTCGTTCTGCGCGAACTCCATGATCTTGTCGTGAAAGATCGCGTCTTGCCGCGCAAAGTTGGAATAGCGGAGGCGCTCGTCTTTACCCACCCGCCGGGCCATTACGCCGGCCGCCTCCTGCAGAGCTGCGAGGCGCCCCTCGTCAAGCGTTGCCGTGGCCTTGGCCGCGGCGGCGGGCTCGAGCAGAAGACGCAATTCATAAAGCTCGTCGAACCGGCGCCGAGTAATTTGCGGGGCGGCGCGATAGCCGATCAAGTGAGTTTTTACGACCAGGCCCTCGCCTTCCAGACGACCGAGCGCTTCGCGGATGGGCGTGTGTGAAACGTCGAATTCCCTGACAAGATTGTCCACGGTAATCCGAGATCCCGGCGGAATCTTCAGCGACATCAGTTGTGCAAAAATTGCTTCGTAAACATCGCCCGCCAAGCTGTTGGCGCGCTGGATGCGGCCGCTAGAGCGAGCTTCGTTGTCGACGGTCAGATCGGGGTCTTGCATCGTTTTGCCTCTTGACAGGAGCGAGCCCTAACATGATGCTCCGGTCAATTCAATACTATATCCTATACGATTTTATAGAGGATACGAACAAATGAGCTAGGGAACCCTTTATGGCCGCGCCTGGCGGCCAGGACCGGCAAGAAAGCTGAACCCTGGGACCCGCAAGTCAGGCTCGGCGACGATCGCGGCACTTGGCCAATCGGTTTGTTTTGAAAGATCTCAGTCCATGACCTTGTTTGCAGCCGCGCGCCTGCCGCGCGAAATTCTCTTTGGTAAAGGCCAGCGCCATGCGCTGCCTGCCATTGCCGATCGATATGGCCGGCGCGCATTCATCTGCACCGACGAACGCCTCGCCAAGACGTCAGAGTTCGTCGAAATCCTCGATGGATTGAAAACTGCCGGGGTCGACACACTCGTCCACGACCGGACCTTGCCTGACGTGCCTCGCGACAGCGTCGGCGCCTGTGTCGCGGAAGCAAAAGGCTTCAAGCCGGACATGGTGATCGGGGTTGGGGGCGGCAGTTGCCTCGACATGGCCAAATGCGCCGGGCTGCTGCTCAGCCATGGCGGCAAGCTCCAGGACTACTATGGTGAGTTCAAGGTGCCGGGCCCCACCCTGCCCCTGATCGCTGTGCCGACCACGGCCGGCACCGGCTCCGAGGTGACCCCGGTCGCTGTGATCTCCGACCCGGAGCGGACGCTCAAGGTCGGCATTTCCAGCCCCCACCTCATTGCCGCGGTTGCGCTTTGCGACCCGGATCTGACGACGACCTGCCCCCCTTCCCTGACAGCCATCGCCGGTGCCGACGCGCTGACGCATGCGATCGAGGCCTTCACCGCGGCAAGACGCTACGCCGATGCCGATCTGCCGCAACGACATGTCTTCGTCGGCAAGAGCGTGCTGACCGATCATTTCGCCCTTTTGGCAATCAGACTTTTGGGCCGCAGCCTCGAAGCAGCCTATCGTGACGGGTCGAACGAGAATGCACGCGCCGATGTCATGATGGGCGCGTTGGCCGCGGGCTGCGCCTTCGGTACGGCGGGAACCGCCGCCGCCCATGCGGTGCAATATCCGGTCGGCGCGCTCACTCACACGCCGCACGGGCTGGGCGTCGCGACGATGCTCCCCTACGTGATGGGCTACAACCTGCCCGCCGCAACGCCGGAGATCGCCGAAATCGGCACTGCCCTTGGCCTGCCGCGCCAGGACCGCAACGCCGATCAGCTGGCGGACGCCACGATCAGGGAAGTTGCGCGACTGTTCAACGCCATCGGCATAACCCGGACGCTGGCCGACCTCGGCCTTCCCGAGGACAGGATCGACTGGACGGCGGAACAGGCGCTCGGCATCGACAGGCTGATCAAGAACAATCCCCGCCCTTTCGACCTGCCAGCGATGCAGCGCTTGGTCAGGGCAGCCTATGGCGGCGACATGTCGGCCGCGATGATGAGGGATGGAGCCCGATTCCAATGAACATTTCCCTGGAGCTTTTTGAGCAGGATTCCGACATGTCCGACTACACTCCATTTTCGCATGGGCTCTACATTGGCGGGCAATGGCCCCCCTCGTCCAACGGCCGCGTCATCGAAGTGGTCGACCCATCGACGGAGGCCGTGATCGCGGCGGTTCCCGATGCCACGCTGGCCGACGCTGCTGCCGCCGTTGATGCGGCCGCGGAGGCAGCTGCAAGCTGGCGCGAAACCCCGCCGCGCCGGCGGTCCGAGATCCTGAGGCGCTGCTTCGAGCTGATGACCGAACGTGCCGAGACCTTGGCCGCGCTGATTTCCCTGGAGAACGGCAAGGCTTTGCGCGACGCGCGCGGCGAAGTCGCCTATGCGGCCGAGTTCTTCCGCTGGAACGCGGAGGAAGCGGTGCGCATCAGCGGCGAGTTCGGCCTCGCGCCGTCTGGCGCAAACCGGATCGTGGTCGACTACCAGCCCATCGGCATCTGCGTGCTGATAACGCCGTGGAATTTCCCGGCGGCGATGGCGACACGCAAAATCGCGCCGGCGCTTGCAGCCGGCTGCACCGTCATCCTGAAGCCCGCCAGCGAGACACCGCTGACCGCCTATGCACTTGCAGCTCTATACGAAGAGGCAGGTGTGCCGCCTGGCGTCGTCAACGTCATCACGACCTCGAACCCCGGCCCGGTGACGGCGGCCATGCTGGCCGATGCGCGGGTGCGCAAGCTGTCCTTCACGGGCTCGACCGGAATCGGCCGCGTGCTTCTGGCCGAGGCGGCGAAACACGTCATCTCCTGTTCGATGGAGCTTGGCGGCAACGCTCCGTTCATCGTCTTCGACGACGCCGATCTGGAGGCAGCCCTCGACGGCGCGATGATCGCCAAGATGCGCAACGCCGGCGAGGCC from Mesorhizobium sp. M1E.F.Ca.ET.045.02.1.1 includes the following:
- a CDS encoding BMP family ABC transporter substrate-binding protein, with product MTNLTRRTLMKGAAATGLVAAVGSRALAADEPLGIVLVVPSPVGDVGWGRALADGLEPVKAAYGDKVKVTIIENIQEGPDADRIMNKAVADGNKFLIAGSFGYQNGALQIARRNPDVTVLHASGFQVAPNFSPFAAQYSQGTYLMGMAAAALSKTGKLGSVSAFAIPELITSINAFTLGAQAVKPDVEISVVWVNSWFDPAKEQEAAKALLAQKCDVIFSNAQDTPSVIAACEEAGIPAFNLNSSMKKYAPKTYLGCVATDWSPFFKASVDAHLAGTFKGANAFLGVGDKVVEVVDWNPGIPADIMTKIKEVEAKIADGSFSPFAGPIAKADGSEGVPAGKTMTEAEIVAMDWHVKGVTTPLPK
- a CDS encoding ABC transporter ATP-binding protein, with amino-acid sequence MTAPLLSLRGISKSYGQIHANRDIDLDVAPRSIHAILGENGAGKSTLMKLIYGVEQPDAGTASWKGEPLALASPADARRKGIGMVFQHFSLFETLTVVENIQLVVPGKKSDLAQGIRKLGRDFGLEVDPLAHVHALSVGERQRVEIIRCLMTRPQLLILDEPTSVLPPQSVDKLFETLRRLRDGGVSILFISHKLEEIRAVCDRATILRGGRITGHVDPRDHDAHDLARMMIGRDMPQPMPALAHSGGEKRLEIVGLEHRPDDPFAATLSDVSLTVRAGEILGIAGISGNGQSELAALISGETVLPREKSQRIFMMGRDVGALDAAARRRLGFAFVPEERLGRGAVPEMSLVLNSLLTAHPSGLLKHGLVDTARAKAFTEDCIRQYDVRTPGSETEAGALSGGNLQKFIIGREIMLSPKLLFVAQPTWGVDIGAASAIRRRLVALRNEGMAILVISEELEELFELCDSIQVIHQGRLSPPLVTRDTRPEEIGRYMIGAHSTAEKVPA
- a CDS encoding ABC transporter permease, yielding MSALFRPFLPVLVRREHASLAIKLVAPPAALGLATLLNLALYLLMGRDPAAVFHAMLLEPFLSWASFSEVLLKMGPLLLIAQGLAIGFRAKVFNIGAEGQFILGAIFASAVPIWLPQATGQWIWPAMLVLGALGGALWASLTAFWRVRLNANEILVSLMLALVAAQVLNYLLLGPWKDPAGFNFPQSVMFQYDAMVPILIPGTRVNVSLLIAFAFSLAAWVFMQRSFAGYKLQVGGLAPRAAGYAGFNEGRAIWLSLLIGGFAAGLAGAAEVAGPLGQLQRSISTGYGYAAIIVAYLGGLHPIGIVFSALLMAALYIGGDNAMVSANLPVAAVRVFQGSLLLAYLVAIAFVRYRLEWRHAAHGSAP
- a CDS encoding ABC transporter permease, giving the protein MNALEFIVAGMLAAATPFLLAALGEMVAERAGVLNLGVEGLMALGAVIAFIIVYHGGGHLLGFVAAGLASTALSLVFAVIALGFRANQVAVGLAIGILGQGLSALFGKSYESLTVKGLPKLSLPWLSDIPVIGGLFVEDVVVWLSLAATVAIWAIFAYTKTGLVVRAVGENPKAARALGYPVIAVRFAAVAFGGALAGFAGAYAAVVYTPLWADGMIAGRGWIAIALVVFGTWLTSRIFLGACLFGAVSLASLAAQTTGLDVSSQLLSSLPYLVTIVVLGIISSNRRLLKLNGVASLGEPFEQ
- a CDS encoding DJ-1/PfpI family protein, whose translation is MPAKKILMLTGEFTEEYEIFVYQQAMEAVGHTVHVVCPDKNAGDLIKTSLHDFEGDQTYTEKLGHYALINKTFADAEKQLDQYDAVYCAGGRGPEYIRTDRRIQAMVRHFHETKKPIFTICHGVQILIAVDGVVRGKKVGALAACEPEVTLAGGTYIDLSPTEAYVDGTMVSAKGWTALAAFIRECLKVLGTEIRHG
- a CDS encoding GntR family transcriptional regulator, with amino-acid sequence MQDPDLTVDNEARSSGRIQRANSLAGDVYEAIFAQLMSLKIPPGSRITVDNLVREFDVSHTPIREALGRLEGEGLVVKTHLIGYRAAPQITRRRFDELYELRLLLEPAAAAKATATLDEGRLAALQEAAGVMARRVGKDERLRYSNFARQDAIFHDKIMEFAQNELIRETLNHQHTHFHIFRLMYHSRVTEEALDEHEAILAAFAAGDASGAAHAMRIHIENSRDRLLPAFE
- a CDS encoding iron-containing alcohol dehydrogenase — translated: MTLFAAARLPREILFGKGQRHALPAIADRYGRRAFICTDERLAKTSEFVEILDGLKTAGVDTLVHDRTLPDVPRDSVGACVAEAKGFKPDMVIGVGGGSCLDMAKCAGLLLSHGGKLQDYYGEFKVPGPTLPLIAVPTTAGTGSEVTPVAVISDPERTLKVGISSPHLIAAVALCDPDLTTTCPPSLTAIAGADALTHAIEAFTAARRYADADLPQRHVFVGKSVLTDHFALLAIRLLGRSLEAAYRDGSNENARADVMMGALAAGCAFGTAGTAAAHAVQYPVGALTHTPHGLGVATMLPYVMGYNLPAATPEIAEIGTALGLPRQDRNADQLADATIREVARLFNAIGITRTLADLGLPEDRIDWTAEQALGIDRLIKNNPRPFDLPAMQRLVRAAYGGDMSAAMMRDGARFQ
- a CDS encoding NAD-dependent succinate-semialdehyde dehydrogenase, translating into MNISLELFEQDSDMSDYTPFSHGLYIGGQWPPSSNGRVIEVVDPSTEAVIAAVPDATLADAAAAVDAAAEAAASWRETPPRRRSEILRRCFELMTERAETLAALISLENGKALRDARGEVAYAAEFFRWNAEEAVRISGEFGLAPSGANRIVVDYQPIGICVLITPWNFPAAMATRKIAPALAAGCTVILKPASETPLTAYALAALYEEAGVPPGVVNVITTSNPGPVTAAMLADARVRKLSFTGSTGIGRVLLAEAAKHVISCSMELGGNAPFIVFDDADLEAALDGAMIAKMRNAGEACTAANRLYVQAGIHDAFAEGLRKRMAALAVGPGTDSETECGPMITRKAVDKIDRLVQDAVARGAKVLCGGAIAEGRGFFYPPTVLSDVPADAVMAHEEIFGPVAPVSRFEDEAEVIAKANDTEYGLAAYIYTRDLAKGMRVASKIESGMIALNRGLMSDPAAPFGGVKQSGLGREGGQKHGIAEFMEAKYIAVTM